The segment TGGGTTCACGGGCGTCCCCTTGGTGGGCGGCTTCCACTCCAGGAGCCGCGGATCTGGAGGGGGGTGGGCccgcgggtgggggtgggcgctTTTACACCAGCAGAGTGTGCACGCGTGCCTGTCCTCACGTGTCGGGGCGCCAGGCCTCTGCCGGGGGAGCACCtgctgcagggctgggagccGGGTCCCTGTCCCGAGCTCTGTGCAGCGAGTCGGGAGCGGGGAGCCCCAGGGTGCGGAGCCGACGCCCCGCTGCTCCCAGCCTCACTGAGCGTGGCCGGCCGTTCCTCCAAGTCTTGTCCGTGGCCCGGCAGGGTGGGACGGGCAAGGCCCCGCCTCTGCGTCCCAGGGAGCGGCCGGGTCAGGGATGGCACGCTGTGACGTAAACGAACTGAGCTGGGGGAGCTGCCCGGTCATTGCTTCATTTCCGGCCTTGGCCGTCCTGCACCTGTTACTGGCTTGGGTTCCCCCTCTGCGGGGCGGGGTGACGTTCTCTGAGCCCAAGAAAGAGGCCCCGCGGCGGGGTGTGGGTGAGCGAGCGCTGCTGGGGTCCAGATCCCGTACTCCCCGGAACCTGGGAGCACCCACCCCCCAATCCCATCGTAACCAAAAAACGTCCCAGAACCTGGCCAGCAGGGGCAGGCCCCAGGGGGCATCCCAGGACCATCGCGCACCGCGAAATAAGTTAGACCAGGGCGGGCTGTCTGGGGAAGGTTGTCACCCGCATTCTTTGTGACTGAATCTTCACTATTAACGTTCCCCTCACCAGAGAGGCCGCGTGGGTGGCTGGCGTCCATTGTATGCTGAGCTTCGGACTCTAAAGGACAATAAAGGGAGGGACACGGTGTGACTgctcctctccccccctctctctccgcccccagccccgggctgcaGGAGGCACCTGCTGCACTGTGGGCTCCCGCAGTCCCTGCTGACCGCTTGTCCTCGGTGTTAAGGATGTGCCGGGCTTGGCCTCTGGGGCTCTCGAAGCCCAGGCTAAGGCAGAAGTTAAACCCCAAGGCTGTCCCGCTGCACCTGCCGGGCTCACCGGCTTCTCCTTGTCCCTTCTGACCCGGGCCCCTGGCTACCGAGCTCTGCACTCCCATCCATCAGCCAGCGCCGGTGGGCAGAGGGCCCCAGCCACACAGCTGGGCGTGGAGCGGGGACAGATGGGTGAAGAGGCCCCGAGGTGGGGACGGACAGACTCCAGGCCCgcagggtggggggtgaggaCGCGGTTTAATTCGGAGCCTTCACGTCCCCTCCCAACACCCGCCCTCCCTGTGAGGGAAGTCCAGCCAGGACCAGGGCCACAGCCGTTAGCAGAGGGGAGAGCGGGGGGCGCTCGGTCCCCGGGGCTGCAgagtgagcagggctgggcacggTTGGGACCGCACACAGGTGGGTTTAGGGAAAGGGGCAGTCAGCGGCTGCGAACCCACCCTGTGGGGTCCCTCTGGGtagacccccgcccccgcctggcaTCGCTACAGCTCGAAGCTACTTGACCTCCACGTCTTTGACCTTCCACTGGCCTCGCGGACAAGGGCAGGGTCCAGGCCTGGTCACACAGCAGGTGTTCAAGGAGCCGGCCCCTTACTCCCCCCGGGGGACCTCGGGGTCAGGGGGCCCTCGCCGAGCAGGGCTTGctcgcccccggcccccggccggGAGCCGGACACGCGTTTCTCTCCAAACGGGGCCAGCCTCCCCTTTCCCCGCTGCGCTCCGTGAAACAGGTGCGAGGTAGAGCGAAGTTTATTGCGGGTCTCGACGGGAAACCGGGCATCCGCGGCCGCCTGGGGAGCGACGCCGTCGGCGCGCGGCCGCCCCCCCAGCAGCTCCTCCCGGACGCCGCGGGCCGGGGAGCCGTCGCTCGTTccgcgcaggcgcaggcgcaggccgTCCATCTCGTtctcgccccgcccctcccggggcctgggggcggggaaTCGAAGGCGCGCGTGCGCTCTCCAGCTCTCGGcgtggtggaggagggggaggagctaGCCTCGGAGGCGGGGCAGCTGCGGCCTCCGCCGTGGGAGGGGGGGACCGGGGCAGGGCGCGTGCGCCGTGGCGCGCGGCGGCGCGGCAGGAACCCGGAAGTGCGGCGGCGTCCCTTGCGCGTGCGCCGTGCCGGCCGCGACCCGGGAGGCGGGCAGGGCGGGCCCCCTGCCCTAGCCGGAGTCCCCCGACCGCAGCCAGCCGTTGCGCGCCACCTGGCCGGCCGAGGGCCTGGCCGAGGGGCTGAACTGCAGCAGCTCGGCGATGAGGGCCTTGCAGCGCTCGGACAGCTCGAGCCCGTCGGGGTACAGCACGCCGCGCTTCTGGCGCCGGGGCAGGCCGGCGATGTCCGAGTCGTCGAAGGGCATGCAGCCCGTGACCATGACGTAGAGCACCACGCCCAGGCTCCACACGTCGTACTTCTTGGGGTCGTAGGGGATGCCCAGCAGCACCTCGGGGGACGCGTAGGCGGCCGAGCCGCAGTAGGTGGTGCTGAGGTCCGGGTAGCCGTGCGCCTGGCGGCCGAAGCCGAAGTCCGTGAGCTTGACCCGGCGCTCGTCCGGGCTCAGCAGCACGTTCTCGCACTTGAGGTCGCGGTGCACCAGGTGGTGGTCGTGCAGGTAGCGCACGGCGCCCGCGATCTGCGCGAAGAGGTCGCGCGCCTGCGAGCCGGGGATGCGCCCGTTGCGCTGCACGGCCTGCAGCAGGTCGGTGGCGGCCGCCTCCATCACGATGTACAGCTTCCCGTTGCACACCTCGATGAACTCGAAGACGTGCACGATGTGCGGGTGCCGCACGCCCCGCAGGATGGACAGCTCGCGCGGCAGGAACTTGTTGACGAAGTCCGGCGGCGCTCGCCGGCGGTCCACCACCTTGATGGCCACCGTGCCCTTGTACTTCTTGGACGTGGCCACCTTCACCTTGGAGTAGCTGCCCTCTCCTATGGTGCGGCCCAGCTTATAGCCGAGTTCGCTCAGGAGTTTGTCGCCCGACATGGTGGCGCGCGGGGCGCGCGGGGAGCAGCGGGGGGCGGCCGGACTCCAATCTCGGGCCTAACCCATGGCGCTTGGCACCCGCACCCCCGCACCCCCATGTGCCCACTCCCGCGTCCCCGCCGCCGCGGGGGCCTTACATCGCCCCGGTAACAATTTCAGCCTTGTGAAGTGACCGCGGGCGTCACTCCGCCTCTCGGGGCGGGGACCGCACACACACCCCCGCCCCGCGGGGCTCCCCTGGCCCCGCACAGCCCCTCACGTGCGGCCTTGTGACTCACAATCGCCCTGCACGGCCGGCCGGTTCGGCAGAGAGGACGcccgccccccaccaccaccgggGGGCACAGCCCCTCCCCGGACTGCCGGTGCCTCCCCGTGCGTCCGAAGCGGAGCAGCGAGCCGCCCCCGACTTCGCGTACCCCCAGCCTGTGGAGCCCTGGGCCCCGAGAGGGGGTCCAGCAGCCCGGGGCCCCGACGCCCCCCGGGGGTTCGGGGTGTCTGATTCTCCGGTGCATCGCGAGGGGCTAGCGGGCAAGGAGCCTCAGCCCCTAGGGGTCGTCTGCGTCACACCCCGTCGGCGGGAAGCTGAAATTAGGCTTCCCCGGCCGCGCCCCCCGCaccccccagcccgcccgcgaAGTCTGGCAGCTCCACCGGCGGCGCTTCCGCCACACTCGTCATGGCGGCGCGGCCCGATGGCGTCACTTCCGCCGGCGACCGGAAGTGCGGCGTCCAGCGAGCATGGCGGCGTCGAAGGTGAAGCAGGACATGCCCCCGCCGGGGGGCTACGGCCCCATCGACTACAAGCGGAACCTGCAGCGTCGGGGACTGTCGGGTCAGTGCCGCCGTGGGCCGGGGTGGCGGGGGCGCCTCCCGGGCAGGTTCACCTAGCGCGGGGCCCAGGCTGCTGCTCGGCTCCGGGCTTGCTTCGCCCACGGCCGCGGGCGTCGGCCCATTGTGCCGCGGGTGACACTGAGGTGGGCGTAGCAGGCGGGGGTCGCGGAGACCCGGGCGAGGGCGGCAGCTCCCCGCGCGaccccccaggcctgggctggggccgaaACGCAGAGCCCAGAGGGAGTCTGTGAAATGGCCCTGTGCggggcttcccccacccacccgcGCGCAGGGCGACCGGGAATCCGAATtcgaaagacagacagacagatggccGCAgccgccggagctgcgccgatccgaaggcatgagccaggcgcttctcctggtctcccatggggtgcagggcccaagcacttgggccatcctccactgcactccctggccacagcagagagctgcgcccatgtgggatgccggcgccgcaggcggaggattagccaagtgagccacggcactggccctgtttatttttaaattaatttttaaaatgtatttgaggggGCCTGTGTTgttttgcagtgggttaagccgcttgCTCCGCTTGCTTTGatgtgccagcatcccgtttgggcgccagttcgagtcccggctgctccacttcccatccagctctctgctgtggcctgggaaagcagtggaggatggcccaagtccctgggcccctgcacctgtgtgggagacccggatggagctcctggcttcggatcagcccagctccagccattgcagctcagatccggccattgcggccatctggggagtgaaccagcggatggaagacctttatttgtctgaaaggcagagctactcCCCGagcggccacaacagccaggctgggccagactgacgccgggagccaggaattacatccgggtctcccgcgcggCTGGCAGGGGTCCGAGCCCTGGacgccttcctgcctcccaggcgcgtGAGCAGGAGCTGGGCGGGAGCGACCGCCGGGCCTCTGCCAGGCGGAgcggtgctggcgctgcagggggcGGCCCACCGTGCCGTCCGGGCCGTGGGGGTCTGAGATGCCCCCTGCTGGCCGGCTCCAGGTCCATCTTCCTTTGCAGGCACAGCCACCGCCCTGCGTGGACGCTGCGCGCTCAGGTGTCCATGCGTCCGTCCCTGAGCACTCGCTGGTGGCGCCGCCTGCTGGCCGTCGcggctgtgcctgcaggggcgcCCCGGGTTTTGTAAGGACCCGAGCACCTGGCATCTGCCGGTTACTCCGCAGATGTCCACCACAGCAGGCCTGAGCCGCGGCCACGGCCacgggctccatccgggtctccccgcgggggcagggccccagcacctgggccatcttccgctgctctcccagccacagcagggagctggaccgtcagtggagcagccgggactcgaaccggcgcccataccggcgtcgcaggcggcggctttacccacgcCACTCCATTTCTACTTCCTTTACTATTAATTACCTTACTTGAGCGGCAGAGCGCTCCCTCCtctggctcgctccccagatgcccgccgCGGCCAGGCTGAGCCCGTGAGACCCCGCTCCACTCAGGCGTGCGGCCTGGTGGCGGGTCCGCAGTGCGGGGGCCGCCTTCTGATCGCGGAGCCGGAAGGCCCAGGGGTCCCGGGAGCCGCTCCGCTCGGCGCCCTCGGGATGGAGCCGCAGGGAGGCTTGATCGTCAGGAAGCCCGCCGGGCCGTTCCTTTGCTGGCTTGTGCGTCCCGCGCCCTGCGGAACCGTTTCCTGGGTCCGCGCGAGGGAGGGGGCCGTGCCCACGTGGCTCCCGCCGCGGATGGCCCCGCGCTGTCGGGACGCCCGGGCCCGCCGCCTTCTTCCTCGGGACGGCTCTGGCTCCCGGTGCCCGCGCGgccgggagggagggggcgggtcGTGGGGGGCTCTGCCACCCGCAGTTTCCGCACCCCCTGCCCGGCGCCCGCGGGCACAGGCCCTGTGGCCCTTTCTCTGGGGTTCAGAATGGCCCCGGGACGGCTGTTGGGTGCCCGGCTGGagtccgcctctgcctctcctccagcttcctgcacctgcACGGCAGAGTGGGCCCTTCCGCCCCCGTCGGAGGCCCGGATGGGGCGCCcggctcctggccccgccccgctgTTGGCATGTGAGGGTACACCAGCAGTGGGAATCCTGCCCCGTCTCCTCCCcattctccctccccccaaccttCAAAAGAAGGGAGAAAACCAGCCTCACCCTGCATACGCCCCGTGGGTGCACCCCCAGCTcagagccagcccccccccccagtccagagcccaggccccccCTTGGCCCTGGCCTTCCCACAGAGGAAGGAAATACCAGggtccttcagaaagttcatgggaaatgtaattaaaggataagttgaagccggcgctgtggtgcagtgggttaacgccttggcctgcagcaccagcatcccataggggcgctggttcgagacctggctgctccacttctcacccagctccctgctgtggcctggggaagcagtggaggatggcccaagtccttgggccctgcacccatgtgggagacccagaagaagctcctggctcctggtttcggatcagcacagctccagccactgcagccaattggggagtgaactagtgggtggaagacctctctctctctctctctgcctctccttctctctctctatgtaactctaactttcaaataaataaataaatctttaaaaaaggataagttaatttgatttgtttgtttattggggccagcgctgtggcttagagggtaaagccactgcctgtgatgccattttttttttttttacatttatttatttgaagggcagagttatagagaggcagagacagagagagagagagagagagagagagagagagagagagagatcttccatccgctggttcactccctagatgcccacaacagccggagctgggctgatccaaagccaggagccaggatctccatccaggtctcccacgcaggtgcagggccccaagcacgtgggccatcctcccctgctttcccaggccacagcagagagctggatgggaagtgggatgctggcaccacagatggtggctttccccGCTACACCTCAGCGCGTttaaaagttcctgggaaaacatatgaaaagatcGTGTGCGGATTCCACAGCGTTTACACCAAAAGAAACTTGCCCTGTAATTTCACTTTCCCACCGCATTTCTGAGCCCCCATCAAGGAGTCTCCAAGACCAGATAGGCCTGCGTGAGGGCCGCAGGTCTCCCGGGCCCATttccccagggaggctgggggcggCCTCGCGTCTGCAGCTGTTGGAGACGGGAACTCCCCTGTAGCGGACAAGGTTGGGCGCAGGCGGTGGCCGGGAGCTGGGACTCCCTGGGGGCTCCTACCTCTGAGCACGGACGGGACGGTCGCAGTGCCCGGGTGGGAAAtgtctggccctggccctgggtgtgTTGTggtgagatttgtttattttctgagaggcagagagagcgcttccatgccctgctcactccccagatgcccgcgaCAGCcgctccttcccaggtgcattagcagggccgGAGCAGCCGGGCTGGGGTCAGCACTCTGGTGCGGGTGCTGGTGCCCTGAGCCTCAGCTTAACCCCTTGGGTCAGCACCAGCCCTCACCTGGAGGTTTTAGCTGGTTGGACGGACCAAGCGGGCGAGACCTGAGGCGGCTCCACCTGCATCCCCGCACCCAGCAGAAGTGCCGGGCAGCCTGTGCCAGGGCCGAGCCGGCTCCCGGAGCCCCCCTGCGCGCCCACCCGCCCGAGGCCAGGGCCGGGCCTGCGATTTATCCGGGCAACCCCACACCCATCTGGAGAGGAGGCTGaaagatggggggtgggggtgcggggtgAGCAGGGCAGCCTGAAGATACCCCCCCGGCACTCGGTAAATATGGGGGCCTCTGGCCCTCCTGGTGCAACCCCACGGGGCCCAGGCAGCCCCAAGCCCCCGGGCACCGGGACACGGGCGGGCACCGCGCGACCTCCTCGGAGCTGGTGGAAGCAGGCCCACCGACCGCGCCCATCCCGCGCCTGCGCCCTCCCGAAGCCCCTCctgagggggagggggccgggccgcgctgggggcgggggggggggtccctcccGGAGCGCTGAGCGGGCCTCGGTCTCCGCAGGCTACAGCATGTTCGCGGTGGGCATCGGGACCTTGCTCTTCGGGTACTGGGGGATGATGAAGTGGAACCGCGAGCGCAGGtaggggccgggcgggggcgagGGTGGGGGGGTGCCCTGACCCCTCTCCCGTTTCTAGGGTTCCCTCGCCGGGAGCTGCACCCCCTTCAGCCGCACGCCGCTAAGCAGGGTGCTGCTGGTGCTGACCGCGCCGGGCCGAGAATCGGAGCTTAGAAACCGAACCGAGAGGCGGCGGCGGTGTGGGGTAGAgggtgcccacccccaccccggccctgagCCAAGTCACGGGCGCCGCTCccacaggggtgggagggggcggggacgggGCGCACTGGCGGCGGGGAAGCTGCCAGGAGGCGGCACCCCGCGGCTATTttgagagaaggggaggaggctgTGTGaggcctgcccccgccccgcgcccccttCTCCGCCCTGGTCAGCAGGCAGCGCTATTTTTAGGGTAAAAGTTTTTAATTGAGCAGAAAGCGTGAAGCCAGCAGTTCTGGGGACGAGGTGGCCCGGCCGCAGCCTGGGCTGACCCGGGCCCTGCTCTGGGGTCCGCAGGCGTCTGCACATCGAGGACCTGGAGGCCCGCATCGCGCTAATGCCGCTGCTGCAGGCCGAGAAGGACCGCAGGTGCGTGGGGGCTGCGGGGGGCCCGCCCTGCGCCCTCAGACAGTGAGGGGCCGGGCAGAACGGGGTCGGGGAGCATGGTTTCCCGGGAGCCCTGCAGGcactcagcccccaccccatcccgcAGGAGGAGGGGGCCCTGCAGGCactcagcccccaccccgccccgcaggagggaggggagcccTGCAGGcactcagccccccaccccaccccgcaggaGGAGGGGGGCCCTGCAGGCactcagcccccaccccgccccgcaggAGGGAGGGGGGCCCTGCAGGcactcagccccccaccccgcaggagGGAGGGGGTCCCTGCAGGCactctgccccccccaccccgcaggagGAGGGGGGCCCTGCAGGCACTCAGCCCCCTACCCCCCCCCCAGGGTGCTGCAGCTCCTGCGGGAGAACCTGGAGGAGGAGGCCGTCATTATGAAGGAGGTGCCCGACTGGAAGGTGGGGCCtcggcgggcggggggggggggctggcggggaggggccggggggagCCCGCACCCACGGATGTGCCCCCCCCCGCAGGTGGGCGAGTCGGTGTTCCACACCACGCGCTGGGTGTCGCCCATGGTCGGGGAGCTGTACGGGCTGCGCACCGCCGAGGAGAGGCTCAGCGCCAACCACGGCTTCACGTGGTACACGTAGCGGGCGCCTCGCGGGCCGTGTCCCGCCGCCCGCGGGCAATAAACGCTGCACCCCGCCTGCGCGTGTCCTGCGGCCTGGGGTGCGCGCGGAGGAGGGGGCCGGCCGGGGCGGGAGCCCCTCCCACGGCCTGGCTGAccggcggcggcgccggccaatggtCACGCGCAGCGCCTCTGCGGCGCTCCCTGATTGGCGGGAGGGAAGGCCCGCCCCCCTGGGCGTGTTGTTTAAAGGCGGTGGCGGCGGCCGCCGCGCTTACCGCGGCCATGAGCGGCGCGGGCGGCCGggctccggcggcggcggcggcggcggccgaggaGCGGCGCTTCCTCAGGTCAGCCGGGAAGCGGGGCCGGGGAGGCCGGCGGCGCAGGCgcgaggggccggggccgggacgGCTGGGCCGCGGGACGGTTCTCCGCCTCGGGCCGGGTGGCCTTTTCTCTCCCCGGGGTTTCTGGGGCGGGAGGCTGCAGGCTGAGCGGCTCGCACTTCAGGTGTGCACCTGCTGAGTGCCGGGCGGCCAGGTGGGCCGAGCCGCGCGTCCCAGCGAGCGGCAGCGCCCGGCCTGGGCACCTGCGCCCTCCCTGAAGCGTTTGGGGAGGGACAGGTCCAGCTCCCATCGGCCTGAGGTCACCTCTGGCCCCACTCCACGCAGAGCTACCAGAGGCCTCGCGAGTGGCCCTCCCGAGCCTGCCTTgggcagcagccagaactccggAGGTGCAGGCGGGGTGAGCTGTTTCTCACCCTGCAtcagctgcaggcccagggcctTCTGGGGCTCTGGGGCCCCCCCTCCCCAACCCGCGGAGACCCAGTGTAGTGCTGACCGCATGGCCGAACCTGCTGCGGCTGCCCTGGATGGTCCTGCCCCTGGGTCCCCTCCTACAGAGCTgcacacctcctccaggaagccctccctgactccCAGCCCTTGCTGCTCTCTGTCCACCTGCCGCCCTGACCAGTCACGCCCCAAAACCATCCCGTCCGGCCCCTGCCCTCTAGGTCTGGCCCTCCCCGACTCCCTCTGGGTTCCAGCGTGGGCCTGCACAGCCATCTGGCTCCTCGGAGTCGTGGTGGTTCCCTGCGGGTGTCCCCAGTAGGAAGGGAAGGGGTCCTGGCCAGGGGAGGCTGACCCAGCACCTGATTCTGGACTATCAGCAGCTTCCatgccagcacccccacccccccagttcTCCTTGGGAGCCACGAAGCCAGGCCCGGCTTGGTCCCTGTGCTTGGCTTAATTCTGccctcgctttttttttttttaaatgttggggACATACCTAAGGTCTCcttatctttctttattttctttttttaagattttatttatttatttgagaggcagagagagaggtcctccatctgctggtccccaaatggccggagctggccaatctggagccaggagctgcttcagggcctcccgcgcaggtgcaggggccaagcacttgggccatcttccgctttcccgggccacagcagggagctggatcagagcggagcagccgggactcgaaccggtgcccacatgggatgcgggcgccgcaggcggaggattagcctccgTGTTTGCCCAGGTCCCGCCAGTTACCCTGGGTGAGGTAGCCCCTGGCCCTCGGCCCGGTGGGGGCCCCAGCTTCCCGGCCTCTAATATTCCTCAAGGGGCTGAGCCAAGGGCGCTGTAGCCGCAGGTCCCCCGTCTGCCCCCGCGTGAGCCACCCAACTCTGCAGCCCTCCACCACCCTCTGACGACCTGGAGGCGGCTCAGGGACTCCCGCGGCCTGAAGTCAACCCAGGGCCCCATCAAAGCCCCgtcgcccccaccccccacccccattcctctCCTCTTGGGAacggtgcggggggggggggggcacctgggGAGGTGGTCTGTTCTCCACGCTTCCGCGAGGG is part of the Oryctolagus cuniculus chromosome 16, mOryCun1.1, whole genome shotgun sequence genome and harbors:
- the TSSK6 gene encoding testis-specific serine/threonine-protein kinase 6, with translation MSGDKLLSELGYKLGRTIGEGSYSKVKVATSKKYKGTVAIKVVDRRRAPPDFVNKFLPRELSILRGVRHPHIVHVFEFIEVCNGKLYIVMEAAATDLLQAVQRNGRIPGSQARDLFAQIAGAVRYLHDHHLVHRDLKCENVLLSPDERRVKLTDFGFGRQAHGYPDLSTTYCGSAAYASPEVLLGIPYDPKKYDVWSLGVVLYVMVTGCMPFDDSDIAGLPRRQKRGVLYPDGLELSERCKALIAELLQFSPSARPSAGQVARNGWLRSGDSG
- the YJEFN3 gene encoding yjeF N-terminal domain-containing protein 3 isoform X2 gives rise to the protein MASLPPATGSAASSEHGGVEGEAGHAPAGGLRPHRLQAEPAASGTVGLQHVRGGHRDLALRVLGDDEVEPRAQASAHRGPGGPHRANAAAAGREGPQGAAAPAGEPGGGGRHYEGGARLEGGRVGVPHHALGVAHGRGAVRAAHRRGEAQRQPRLHVVHVAGASRAVSRRPRAINAAPRLRVSCGLGCARRRGPAGAGAPPTAWLTGGGAGQWSRAAPLRRSLIGGREGPPPWACCLKAVAAAAALTAAMSGAGGRAPAAAAAAAEERRFLSTAEAAALERELLEDYRFGRQQLVELCGHASAVAVAKVFPLPAPSRKQRTVLVVCGPEQNGAVGLACARHLRAFEYEPSVFYPTRSLDELHRDLTTQCEKMDIPFLSYLPTEVQLINDAYGLVVDAVLGPGARLGDVGGPCTRALATLKQLSVPLVSLDIPSGWDAETGAEAEDGLQPDVLVSLAAPKRCARRFSGRHHFVAGRFVPDDVRRKFALHLPGYAGTDCVAAL